In Nitrospira sp., one genomic interval encodes:
- a CDS encoding Rrf2 family transcriptional regulator yields the protein MKVSLRATYGIIAAIDLALHHGEQPVCAKSIAKRQAIPARFLEQVLHAMKKAGVVASQRGAQGGYVLSRKPSEVSVADILHALEGPLMQTNGASGPKGSSSRGAKRDMLLAHLWDRVKQAELGVLSEVTVEELATRQRALEAQHTLMYHI from the coding sequence ATGAAGGTCAGTCTACGAGCGACCTACGGGATTATCGCTGCGATCGACCTTGCTTTGCACCATGGAGAGCAGCCGGTCTGCGCCAAGTCGATCGCCAAACGGCAGGCCATTCCAGCCAGATTTCTTGAGCAGGTGCTGCACGCTATGAAAAAGGCCGGGGTGGTGGCGAGCCAGCGAGGGGCACAGGGTGGCTACGTTTTAAGCCGCAAGCCATCCGAAGTGTCGGTCGCCGATATTTTGCACGCGCTGGAAGGTCCGCTCATGCAGACCAACGGCGCCTCCGGGCCGAAAGGCTCCAGTTCCCGAGGTGCCAAGCGGGATATGTTGCTAGCCCATCTCTGGGACCGGGTCAAGCAAGCGGAGCTGGGTGTGTTGTCCGAAGTGACGGTCGAAGAGTTGGCTACGCGTCAGCGTGCGCTTGAGGCCCAACATACATTGATGTACCACATCTGA
- a CDS encoding HU family DNA-binding protein has protein sequence MTKEELIAKMANSAGITKVAAGTALEAFTGAVTTSLKKGQRVTLVNFGTFTISKRKARMGRNPRTGESLKIPAARIPKFSAGKELKAAVK, from the coding sequence ATGACCAAGGAAGAGTTAATCGCCAAAATGGCGAACAGCGCGGGAATCACCAAGGTCGCTGCCGGCACTGCACTGGAGGCCTTCACCGGAGCGGTCACCACCTCGCTCAAAAAGGGGCAACGGGTGACGCTCGTGAATTTCGGCACGTTTACGATTTCGAAACGAAAAGCCCGCATGGGGCGGAATCCCCGCACCGGCGAATCCTTGAAGATCCCTGCCGCCCGTATCCCAAAGTTTTCGGCCGGGAAGGAACTCAAGGCTGCAGTGAAGTAG